In Oxalobacteraceae bacterium OTU3CINTB1, the sequence TGGCGGTGCTGTCGTCGAAGATGGGATCGCTGAGCGAACGCAGCAGTCCCAGCGGTTCGCTGTACCGCGCCAGCAAGGCCGCCTTGAACTCGGTGCTGATCGACACGGCGCTGGTGTTCGGCAAGCAGGGCGCCACCTGCGTGGCCTTCCATCCCGGCTGGGTGCGCACGGAGATGGGCGGCGAGGGCGCCGACATCTCGGTCGAGGAGAGCGCCGGCGGCATCCGTGCGACGCTGGCAGCGCTGCCGGCGTCGGAGCGCGCCGTCTACCGCAACTACGACGGCACCGAGATCGGCTGGTAACGACGCACCCATCAACGGCGAAACCCGCACAGCCAGGCGGGGACGTACCCCGTACGGGGTACGTCCCCAGCATCCGGGGTGCGGGTTAAAAATTAAAAACAAGAGACGACATGATACTGACCGAAGAACACGAAATGATCCGCGACGCCCTGCGCACCTTCGCGCAGGAACGACTGGCGCCACAGGCCGCCCGCTGGGACAAGGAACACCACTTCCCGAAAGAGGAATTGAAGGAACTGGCCGCGCTGGGTGCCTTCGGAGTCGCGGTGCCGGAAGCCCTGGGCGGCGCCGGCATGGACTACGTCTCGCTGGCGCTGGTGCTGGAAGAAATCGCGGCCGGCGACGGCGGCACCTCCACCATCATCTCGGTCAACAACTGCCCGGTGTGCAGCATCGCCATGATGTACGCCAACGACCGGCAGAAGGAACAATGGCTGCGTCCCCTGGCGCAAGGCGACATGCTGGGCGCCTTCTGCCTGACCGAACCGCACACCGGCAGCGACGCCGCCGCGCTGCGCACCACCGCCACGCGTGATGGCGGCGACTACGTCATCAACGGCGTCAAGCAATTCATCACCAGCGGCAAGTACGCCGACGTTGCCATCGTGCTGGCCGTCACCGACAAGGCCGCCGGCAAGAAGGGCATCAGCGCGTTCTGGGTGCCGACATCGACGCCGGGCTACACCGTCGCCGGGCTGGAACAAAAGATGGGACAGCACTCGTCGGACACGGCGCAGATCCTGTTCGAGAACTGCCGCATCCCGGCCGAGAACCTGATCGGCGAAGAGGGCCAGGGCTACAAAATCGCGTTGTCAGGGCTGGAGGGCGGCCGCATCGGCATCGCCTCGCAAGCGGTCGGCATGGCGCGGGCGGCATACCAAGCGGCGCTGACGTACGCGCGCGACCGCGAAAGCTTCGGCAAGCCGATCTTCGAGCACCAGGCGGTGCAATTCCGGCTGGCCGACATGGCCACGCAAATCGAAGCGGCGCGCCAGCTGATCCGCCACGCCGCCTCGATGAAGGACGCCGGGCTGCCCTGTTTAAAGGAGGCGGCGATGGCCAAGCTGTTCGCCTCCGAGATGGCGGAAAAAGTCTGCTCCGACGCGATCCAGGTGCACGGCGGCTACGGCTATGTCTCCGACTTCCCGGTCGAGCGCATCTACCGCGACGTGCGCGTGTGCCAGATCTACGAAGGCACCAGCGACATCCAAAAGCTCCTCATCGCCCGCGCGCTCTAACCCCGGGGTCAAGTCTGACATTCGGACACGAACTGAAGCATTGTGTAGTACAGCCCGTGTCCGAATGACAGACTTGACCCCCGCATTTTTACGAAAACGCGGACGAAAAAAAAGCCCGTATCTCAACGGGCTTCGTTCCAATGTATTACCAATGCTTTAATCGTGCCGTCGTCCAGTGCTATCTGCAAAGTGACTTCAGCGTTTCTCGGACGCCCATGCTATCTGCATGGTGCCTCCAACGTGTAAAACGACCAATGTATTCGAAACTACAACTCCAGGTAGCGCCAGCTGTGATCCGCTCTTACACATATCGGACTACGGCACTTGCCTCGGACGTGGGACTGAACGCTTGGAAACCAAGAGAACCTCAACCACGAACGTAGTGTAACACAGTTGTTTGTGCGACGCACAAATTATTTCATCTCTGTCGCTTCCGTGGTCAGCGGCGTTGGATTGCGGCGCGGCTTGTGGCGGCAGGCCCGTTCGAACTCGGAAATCACCTGGGCGCCGAACAGGAGCAAGGTGGCGCCGATTTCCAGGCTGAACATGACGATGATGGCCGTCGTCATCGAGCCGTACACCACGTTCACCTGCGACAGGGTCGAGAAATACCACACCAGGATGTGGCGCGCCAGTTCCCACAGCAGCGCGGCCGTCACGCCGCCGATCAGGGCGTGCGACAGGGACAAGCGGCCCACCGGCATGACCAGATAGATGGCCGTCAGCACCAGCACCTCGCCGCCCAGGCCGAGCATATACAGCAGCGCGCCGGACACGCCCTCGAGCGACCAGTCATAGCCGAACAGGTGCACGCTTTCCTCGCCCATCACTTGCAGGCTGCCGGCCACCAGGGTCACCAGCAGCATGCCCACGCCCAGCGACAGGATGAAGCAGTACGGCATGATGGCCGAGATCAAAAACCGCCGGCGCTTGATCTCGACCCGGTGCTTGAAGATGACCGACATGGCATTCTCCAGCACCGTGAAGGCGAGCGAGCTGAAAAAGATCATGCTGACGAGCAGCACGCCGCCGACCACGTCGCGGTGTTCGAGGAAATGCCCGACCTCGGTGACGAACGGTTTCGTTTGTCCGGGCACCAAATAGTTCAGATAGCGCCCCACCGTTTCCAGCAGCACATCCTGGTCGATGACGTGCGACAACGCCACCACCACCAGCATCAGCAGCGGGACGATCGATAGCAAGGAGTAATAGGCCACCGCGCCCGCCAGCAGCAGGCCTTGGTTGGCGCGAAAGCCCTTGAGGCATTGCACCAGGAAGTCCATGGGGTGGGTCAGCACGTAGGCCAGGCCCCGGCGATTGAGAAATTTCATTTGTCCATTCTACGCGGCAGCTCAGCGCGGGGTCTGTGCGTCGACGTCCAGATAGCGCCAGTTGGTGAATTCCACCGGGTGGCGCGTGTAATGTTTGAGCCATGGCTGCTGCAAATCGGCGGCGATCGGATGCGTCAGCAGCACCCATGGCGTGTACGCGTGAATGATCTGCGCCATTTCATCATACAACCTGGTGCGCGCCGGCGACTCCCCCATCGTGCGGGTTTGCTCGTAGCGCTGATTGTAGGCCGGCAGGTTGAAGCGGGCGTAATTCGGTCCCGCCTTGTTCGGGCCGTACAACAGTTGATAGAAATTGTCGCCGTCGGGGAAGTCGGCCACCCAGTTGGTTTCGAACATCATCACGTTGCCCAGGCGCGAGGCTTTGATGATCTCGGTCTTCTTGTCGCTCTTGAAGGTGACGTTAAGGCCGATCGCGTTCAAATTCTTGCGCCACAGTTCGTCGCGCAGGCGGCCCACCATCGACGGCTCGGTGTGCATGACCAGGGTCAGCGGCTTGCCGTCGGGCAGGGTGCGGAAGCCGCCCGCGCCTTTTTTATAGCCGTAGCGGTCCAGCAGCGCGTTGGCCAGCGCCGGATCGTAGCCGACCGGGCTGCGGTAGGCGGGGTCGTAACCGAGCACGTTCGGTGGCAGCGGCGACTCGGCGCGCAGCGCCAGCCCCTTTTTCATCTGGGCGATGTCCTCGGCGCTGTTGTAGCTGAGCGCGATGGCGCGGCGCAGCGCCAGCTTGTCCTTGCCGTAGCCGCCGATCAACGGGTCTTCCATGTTCATCCACATGTAATAGGTTTGCAGCACGGGGAAGGGCGACAGCACCAGCCCCTTGCGCGCCAGTTCCGGCTTCAGGGTCGGTGTGGCGTCGTCGGTCAGCACCATTTCCTTCATCGATTCGGGCAGTTGCTCGAGGAAATCGAATTCGCCGTTCAAAAAGCCCAGCACGCGCGACTGGTATTCCTCCATGATCTTGATGTCGACCCGGTCGACCAGCGGCAAGCGCCGAGTTTGGAAATACACCGGCCGGAAGTCGCGGTTGGCCAGCAGCGAGATCTGGTCGCTGCGCTTCCAGGTGCCGATCTTGAACGGGCCGGTGCCGACCGGATGGTTGCCGACCTGAACGCCGTACGCCTCGACCACCTCGCGCGCCACCACGCCCGTGGCGGGAATGGCCAGGTAAAACAGGAAGTTGGGATCGGCGGTGTTGAGCCGGATGCGCAAGGTGAACTTGTCCACCGCCTGCAGGCCGGCGATGTCGCCGTCGTAGCCGAAGCGGGTTTTGAGCGCCGCGTCGCCGACGATTTTTCCTTCCAGCAGGAAGCTCCACGGCGATTTGAGCGCCGGATCGTACAAGCGCTTGAGGCTGTAGACGTAATCCTGCGCGGTCACCTGCCGGCGCGCGCCCTTGAACGCCGGATCGGCGGTGAAATACACGTCCTGCCGCAGGTGGAAGGTGTAGGTCAGGCCGTTGTCCCCGACCGTCGGCATGGCGGTCAGCGTGTTCGGCTGCAGTTTGACGGGACGGGCTAGATAATCGTAGCGCAACAGCGGGTCGAACAGGTTTTCCAAGAGGCTGAGGCTGGCGATGTCGGAGGCGACCGCCGGATCGAGGCCGGTTTCGCCGGTGCTGAGGAAGGCGCGCAGGACTTTGGGGGCGGCCGCGGGCGCCGCCGGCGCGGCAAGTCCGACCACCAGCGCCAGCACGGCCGCTGCATAACTTTTCAGCATGGCATCCATTTCACATCGCATACGTAAAGCGGCAGCTTATAACTTTTTCCGCGTGCCGACCCGCTATACTTTGCCTGTCGCCCACAGTTTCAAGAAAATCCGCACATATGTCGCTCAATTACATCTGGTCTGGCTTCTTCCTCGTCGGGTTCGCCGCCGCGCTGGCGCAGTTCCTGTTCATGGGCGACACGGAAATTTTCAAGCGCATCATCGACGGCACGTTCGAGTCGGCCAAGAGCGGCGTGATGGACATCGCGCTGCCGCTGGCCGGCGTCATGACCCTGTGGCTGGGCATCATGAACATCGGCGAGAAGGCCGGCGCCGTCAACCTGCTCGCGCGCGTCATCGCGCCGTTCTTCTCGCGCATCTTTCCGGGCGTGCCGAAGGACCATCCGGCCACCGGCCACATGCTGATGAACTTCTCGGCCAATCTGCTGGGCCTGGACAACGCGGCCACGCCGTTCGGCCTGAAGGCGATGGAAAGCCTGCAAACGCTCAACCCCAGCAAGGACGAGCCGACCGACGCCCAGATCCTGTTCCTGGTGCTGCACACCTCCGGCCTGACCCTGATCCCGGTGGCGATCATGGCGCAGCGCTCGATCCTGGGCGCGGCCGACCCGTCCGACATTTTCATTCCGTGCATGATCGCCACCTATGTGGCCACCGTCACCGGCCTGATCGCCGTGGCGATCCGCCAGCGCATCAACCTGTTCGACCGCGTGGTCCTGAGCTGGCTCGGGTGCAGCACCGCCGCCATCGCCGCGCTGATCTGGTATTTCACCCAGGTGCTCACGCGCCCGGAGATCGAACTGTTCTCCAAGGTCTTCAGCAACCTGGTCCTCATCGGCGTCATCGGCGGCTTCATCATCGGGGCGCTGTGGAAGAAGGTCAACGTCTACGAAGCCTTCATCGAGGGCGCCAAGGGCGGCATCCAGACCTCGCTGACGGTCATCCCGTATCTGGTCGGCATGCTGGTGGCCATCAGCGTGATCCGCAACGCCGGCCTGTTCGGCTTTATCGTCGAGGGCTTCAGCTGGC encodes:
- a CDS encoding ABC transporter substrate-binding protein translates to MLKSYAAAVLALVVGLAAPAAPAAAPKVLRAFLSTGETGLDPAVASDIASLSLLENLFDPLLRYDYLARPVKLQPNTLTAMPTVGDNGLTYTFHLRQDVYFTADPAFKGARRQVTAQDYVYSLKRLYDPALKSPWSFLLEGKIVGDAALKTRFGYDGDIAGLQAVDKFTLRIRLNTADPNFLFYLAIPATGVVAREVVEAYGVQVGNHPVGTGPFKIGTWKRSDQISLLANRDFRPVYFQTRRLPLVDRVDIKIMEEYQSRVLGFLNGEFDFLEQLPESMKEMVLTDDATPTLKPELARKGLVLSPFPVLQTYYMWMNMEDPLIGGYGKDKLALRRAIALSYNSAEDIAQMKKGLALRAESPLPPNVLGYDPAYRSPVGYDPALANALLDRYGYKKGAGGFRTLPDGKPLTLVMHTEPSMVGRLRDELWRKNLNAIGLNVTFKSDKKTEIIKASRLGNVMMFETNWVADFPDGDNFYQLLYGPNKAGPNYARFNLPAYNQRYEQTRTMGESPARTRLYDEMAQIIHAYTPWVLLTHPIAADLQQPWLKHYTRHPVEFTNWRYLDVDAQTPR
- a CDS encoding YihY/virulence factor BrkB family protein produces the protein MKFLNRRGLAYVLTHPMDFLVQCLKGFRANQGLLLAGAVAYYSLLSIVPLLMLVVVALSHVIDQDVLLETVGRYLNYLVPGQTKPFVTEVGHFLEHRDVVGGVLLVSMIFFSSLAFTVLENAMSVIFKHRVEIKRRRFLISAIMPYCFILSLGVGMLLVTLVAGSLQVMGEESVHLFGYDWSLEGVSGALLYMLGLGGEVLVLTAIYLVMPVGRLSLSHALIGGVTAALLWELARHILVWYFSTLSQVNVVYGSMTTAIIVMFSLEIGATLLLFGAQVISEFERACRHKPRRNPTPLTTEATEMK
- a CDS encoding acyl-CoA dehydrogenase family protein, with amino-acid sequence MILTEEHEMIRDALRTFAQERLAPQAARWDKEHHFPKEELKELAALGAFGVAVPEALGGAGMDYVSLALVLEEIAAGDGGTSTIISVNNCPVCSIAMMYANDRQKEQWLRPLAQGDMLGAFCLTEPHTGSDAAALRTTATRDGGDYVINGVKQFITSGKYADVAIVLAVTDKAAGKKGISAFWVPTSTPGYTVAGLEQKMGQHSSDTAQILFENCRIPAENLIGEEGQGYKIALSGLEGGRIGIASQAVGMARAAYQAALTYARDRESFGKPIFEHQAVQFRLADMATQIEAARQLIRHAASMKDAGLPCLKEAAMAKLFASEMAEKVCSDAIQVHGGYGYVSDFPVERIYRDVRVCQIYEGTSDIQKLLIARAL